Proteins found in one Channa argus isolate prfri chromosome 7, Channa argus male v1.0, whole genome shotgun sequence genomic segment:
- the hapln2 gene encoding hyaluronan and proteoglycan link protein 2 gives MNCAVILLFTSSCCICSVALDTPSRAESKKLKYLFDPPVYAEVAGRRGDNVTLPCILKTKPTHYRVKWTKLEPELLGPENIIMISNAHASKPYGHLGLRASLRNAHAMDASLQLSHLELADGGIYRCELVNGIEDESVDITLSIEGVVFPYQSKKGRYKFTFHEAKQACAEQDGTLATYSQLHRAWTEGLDWCNAGWLLDGTVHYPIIHPRPVCGGELLPGIRSYGSKDKDLDQFDAFCFTSQTSGSVFYISGSFSFQQAAQACKRQGAELALVGQLYSAWRFENYDQCDGGWLKDGSIRFPIRKPREHCGGIPEAGVRSFGFPNQMTHLYGAYCYR, from the exons ATGAACTGTGCTGTGATTCTTCTGTTCACATCAAGCTGCTGCATCTGCTCCGTGGCTCTGGACACTCCCAGCCGAGCAG AATCTAAGAAGCTAAAGTACCTCTTCGATCCGCCTGTGTACGCCGAGGTTGCTGGCAGAAGGGGAGATAACGTCACCTTGCCGTGCATCCTCAAAACCAAACCCACTCATTACAGAGTGAAATGGACGAAGCTGGAGCCGGAACTGTTGGGTCCAGAGAACATCATCATGATTTCAAATGCACATGCTTCCAAGCCGTACGGGCATCTTGGATTGCGGGCTTCTCTCCGAAATGCTCACGCCATGGATGCCTCCCTGCAGCTCAGCCATCTAGAGCTTGCAGATGGAGGCATCTATCGCTGTGAGCTTGTCAACGGCATTGAGGATGAGAGTGTTGACATTACCTTGAGTATTGAAg GTGTGGTGTTCCCATATCAGAGTAAAAAAGGACGCTACAAATTCACTTTCCATGAAGCCAAGCAGGCCTGTGCTGAACAAGATGGCACATTAGCCACATACAGCCAGCTTCATAGAG CCTGGACGGAGGGTCTGGACTGGTGTAACGCCGGTTGGCTCCTCGATGGTACCGTTCATTACCCCATTATTCATCCTCGACCCGTCTGTGGAGGAGAGCTGCTCCCTGGAATTCGCAGTTATGGTTCAAAGGATAAGGATCTAGATCAGTTTGATGCTTTCTGCTTCACCTCCCAGACATCTG GCTCTGTCTTCTACATATCGGGCTCCTTCTCCTTCCAGCAGGCGGCACAAGCGTGCAAACGTCAGGGAGCCGAGCTGGCGTTGGTCGGCCAGCTTTACTCGGCCTGGCGTTTCGAAAACTACGACCAGTGTGACGGCGGATGGCTGAAAGACGGCAGCATTCGGTTTCCCATCAGAAAACCCAGGGAGCACTGTGGGGGAATCCCCGAGGCAGGGGTGCGCTCATTCGGATTCCCCAACCAGATGACGCACCTGTATGGAGCGTATTGCTATAGGTAG
- the rhbg gene encoding ammonium transporter Rh type B encodes MTDSATNMRLKLPITCFIMEIILIILFGVLVQYDHETDAKAWHKHNHSDYENDFYYRYPSFQDVHVMIFVGFGFLMTFLQRYGFGSVGFNFLIAAMSLQWATLMQGFFHGMHEGKIHIGVESMINADFCTGSVLISFGAVLGKTSPVQLLIMAMFEVTLFAINEFILLTVLGAKDAGGSMTIHTFGAYFGLMVTRVLYRPNLNKSKHRNSSVYHSDLFAMIGTLYLWMFWPSFNSAITAHGDDQHRTAMNTYYSLAACTLSTYAMSSLTAHDGKLDMVHIQNAALAGGVAVGTAGEMMLTPFGSMIVGFLAGIISVLGFKYLSPILEEKLKIQDTCGVHNLHGMPGVLGAVVGAITASVATVNVYGNGMEDVFPDVASGEVEASYQGVRQAISLAVTLGFALVGGLVVGFILKLPVFGAPPDTLCFEDSIYWEVPEGDHGHENQSTAVRMEESEKLNS; translated from the exons ATGACAGATTCAGCGACCAACATGCGGCTGAAGCTGCCGATCACCTGCTTCATCATGGAgatcatcctcatcatcctcttcgGCGTGCTGGTGCAGTATGACCACGAGACGGACGCAAAGGCATGGCACAAGCATAACCACTCCGATTATGAGAATGACTTCTACTACCGCTACCCAA GTTTCCAGGATGTGCATGTGATGATCTTCGTGGGCTTTGGCTTCCTCATGACCTTCCTGCAGCGATACGGATTCGGTAGCGTGGGCTTTAACTTCCTTATTGCAGCCATGTCCCTGCAATGGGCCACGCTCATGCAGGGCTTCTTCCACGGTATGCACGAAGGCAAGATCCACATCGGGGTGGAGAG TATGATCAACGCCGACTTCTGCACTGGTTCTGTGCTCATCTCGTTCGGAGCCGTTTTGGGCAAAACCAGCCCCGTCCAGCTGCTGATCATGGCCATGTTTGAGGTCACGCTGTTCGCCATAAATGAGTTCATCCTGCTGACCGTTCTGGGG GCCAAGGACGCTGGAGGATCCATGACCATCCACACGTTTGGAGCCTACTTCGGCCTGATGGTGACCCGAGTCCTGTACCGACCCAACCTGAACAagagcaaacacagaaacagctcAGTCTACCACTCGGACCTGTTCGCTATGATCG GTACCCTCTACTTGTGGATGTTCTGGCCGAGCTTCAACTCTGCCATCACGGCTCACGGAGATGATCAGCACCGCACAGCCATGAACACGTACTACTCCCTGGCTGCCTGCACTCTGTCCACCTACgccatgtcctccctcactgcACACGATGGGAAGCTGGACATG GTCCACATTCAAAATGCTGCCCTGGCTGGTGGGGTCGCAGTGGGGACAGCTGGTGAAATGATGCTGACGCCTTTCGGCTCCATGATTGTCGGCTTCTTGGCCGGTATCATCTCTGTTCTGGGCTTCAAGTACCTCTCA CCAATCCTAGAGGAAAAACTAAAGATCCAAGACACTTGTGGGGTTCACAACCTGCACGGCATGCCCGGCGTCTTGGGCGCTGTCGTGGGCGCAATCACAGCTTCCGTGGCAACCGTGAATGTTTACGGAAACGG GATGGAAGATGTGTTCCCCGACGTGGCGAGTGGGGAAGTTGAAGCTTCTTACCAGGGCGTTCGTCAGGCCATTTCCCTCGCTGTCACCCTGGGCTTCGCCCTGGTGGGAGGCCTTGTTGTTG GTTTCATTTTGAAGCTGCCAGTCTTCGGCGCTCCCCCCGACACCTTGTGCTTTGAGGACAGCATCTACTGGGAG GTGCCCGAAGGTGATCACGGTCATGAGAACCAGTCGACAGCTGTGAGGATGGAGGAGTCTGAGAAGCTCAACAgctag